TGGTGCCCACAAATTTCCATTGCTGGCAGACATAAAAACACCGCTATTCGTTCCGGCAAATATTCTGGTTTGAGAACCAGTAAAAGAGAGTATTTCCAATTCCGATAAACCATTATTAATTTGTGTCCAATTATTCCCGTCATTATTTGAGAAATGAATTCCTCCTTCAAGTGAACCGGCATAAATTCCTTCGTCGTTGATAAAAAGGGATGTTATCAAACTATTCTTAAGTCCGTTGTTAGTCTGAACCCAATTCGAGCCAAAATCATTTGATAAAAATATTCCTCTGTCTGTGCCGGCATAAATCTTTGATCGAATTGATGTAACCGAATAAACTTGAGCATAAATCATCTCATTTGCCAGGTCAATATCAACTCCAAAGTATTTGCTGTAATTCCAGATATCTTTCCAAGAACTGCCGTTATCATCTGACAATATTATCTTGTCACGACCTCCATAAATTATCAAATTATTCGGCCTTGGGATTTCCATTTTAAAGACAGGTTCACTTTTAATTTTTGTCCAGCTGTCACCATTATTTTTAGATACATAAAGCCCTTCCCTATAACCGACATAAATATTGTCTCCGCTAATTTTAATATCTCTTATCATTGTGTTTGAATATGGTAATGACAATCCATTTATTGCCTGAGTCCAGGTAGCCCCATAGTCAGTAGATCTATATACACCTTTTCCCAGCGTACCTATAAATATATTTTCTTCAGAAACTGCTATTGAACGTATGTCCAATATTTCATTACCTAACTGTTCCCAATTAATATTATTCACAGAAGAACGAAATAATCCCCTTTGAGTTCCAGCATAGACATAATTACCATCCGATGTTAGCGCAAATACTGTTCCGCCATATGGGCCATCCATATTAGCCCATTGAGCATTCAACCTATTTAATACAATTAGAAATATTACAAGAAGGATTTTGTTTTTCATATCATGATGATAAGAATGATTTCTTTCTTGTTAAAGATAAGAAGTGTTCTTCTTTTATCCTTGGAAATAATTCAGCAAATTAATTAAAGCTCTTCGCAGCTTCATCCACTGAATTAAACAGTTCAAAAATACTTAGCAGTTTTGTAATCGAAAGGACCCCTTCAACCTTATCAGTCACGCCAGCCAACTTTAAATTACCGCCGGCATCTTTAACAGTACTGAATGCTCTAACTATATTGCCAATTCCGGAGCTATTTACATATTTAACATTGGTCAATTCCAGAATAACATTTTTCTTGCCGGACTTAATGTAGTCTTCAATTTTATTATGAAAATCAACCGCTTCAGGTCCGCCCATTAATTTTCCTGAAAA
This Melioribacteraceae bacterium DNA region includes the following protein-coding sequences:
- a CDS encoding STAS domain-containing protein, with amino-acid sequence MKFNTSELYNAVVISFSGKLMGGPEAVDFHNKIEDYIKSGKKNVILELTNVKYVNSSGIGNIVRAFSTVKDAGGNLKLAGVTDKVEGVLSITKLLSIFELFNSVDEAAKSFN